One stretch of Variovorax sp. TBS-050B DNA includes these proteins:
- a CDS encoding SMI1/KNR4 family protein produces MHPDAIRFSPEELATLRAHGVVLFAERVIFEAQPPMPEARIAAIEALCAGPLPEALAALWRQTAGGRLDYDLSLPMGGNIEAVSWSELFWDGSDGYRDLQGWIAHEQELAEEAADDDGRDWSGKLTHLPFGGFEYLDRIYAVVEPGPAHGSIVAWKHGLPPAWTHALHEDSVSTIAPDLRGAFAALHLDEDPLAPTDDYYSGQALLEYLDDRHEAHGLDIDLMDKLVAFYRRAMVDWRTPLAEGTLRHQPAAARAALRHAVATDDAQLVAELAAAGVRFQGPQQGSALATDVAIGHGAFAAATALVRAGAPVAREALANIDGQISPELTRALLANGAEPSVSAIVRCAACGAPASAHLIADACAAAGIDVPAAFAIERDATLAELQATLREVREGKLGHYLGAEGIAERIEHLQTFRLA; encoded by the coding sequence ATGCACCCAGACGCCATCCGCTTCTCGCCCGAAGAACTCGCCACCCTGCGCGCGCACGGTGTGGTGCTGTTCGCCGAGCGCGTGATCTTCGAGGCGCAGCCGCCGATGCCGGAGGCGCGGATCGCCGCCATCGAGGCACTGTGCGCGGGGCCGCTGCCCGAGGCGCTCGCCGCGCTCTGGCGGCAGACGGCGGGCGGCCGGCTCGACTACGACCTGTCGCTGCCGATGGGCGGCAACATCGAGGCCGTGAGCTGGTCCGAACTGTTCTGGGACGGCAGCGACGGCTACCGCGACCTGCAGGGCTGGATCGCGCACGAGCAGGAGCTCGCCGAGGAAGCGGCCGACGACGACGGCCGCGACTGGAGCGGCAAGCTCACGCACCTGCCCTTCGGCGGCTTCGAGTACCTCGACCGCATCTATGCGGTGGTCGAGCCCGGCCCGGCGCACGGCAGCATCGTCGCGTGGAAGCACGGCCTGCCGCCGGCCTGGACGCATGCGCTGCACGAGGACAGCGTGAGCACCATCGCGCCCGACCTGCGCGGCGCCTTCGCGGCGCTGCACCTCGACGAGGACCCGCTCGCGCCCACGGACGACTACTACTCGGGCCAGGCGCTGCTCGAGTACCTCGACGATCGGCACGAGGCGCACGGCCTCGACATCGATCTGATGGACAAGCTCGTGGCCTTCTACCGCCGCGCGATGGTCGACTGGCGCACGCCGCTCGCCGAAGGCACGCTGCGCCACCAGCCCGCCGCCGCGCGCGCCGCGCTGCGCCATGCCGTCGCGACCGACGACGCGCAGCTCGTGGCCGAGCTCGCGGCCGCAGGCGTGCGCTTCCAGGGCCCGCAGCAGGGCAGCGCGCTCGCCACCGACGTGGCGATCGGCCACGGCGCCTTCGCGGCGGCCACGGCGCTGGTGCGCGCCGGCGCGCCGGTGGCGCGCGAAGCGCTGGCGAACATCGACGGACAGATCTCGCCGGAACTCACGCGCGCGCTGCTCGCCAACGGCGCCGAGCCGAGCGTGAGCGCCATCGTCCGGTGCGCGGCCTGCGGCGCACCGGCCAGCGCCCACCTGATCGCCGACGCCTGCGCCGCGGCCGGCATCGACGTGCCGGCCGCATTCGCGATCGAGCGCGATGCCACGCTGGCCGAACTGCAGGCCACGCTGCGCGAGGTTCGCGAGGGCAAGCTCGGGCACTACCTCGGCGCCGAGGGCATCGCCGAGCGCATCGAGCATCTGCAGACCTTCAGGCTCGCCTGA
- a CDS encoding FAD-dependent monooxygenase, which translates to MPAHILVAGGGIGGLAAALALARGRHRVDVFEQAAAFAEIGAGIQLGPNVTRRLAQLDLAEGLDAIAARPGALVVRSAGSGAELARLPLGDAMRRRYGAPYLCVHRADLHALLLGAVRAGGAGALVTDARIAQVEADDDLVCISSSGSRAWEGEALVGADGLWSVARQRLEGPAATEAPRVTGHTAWRGIAAQARLPQALRRDRIDVWLGPRLHAVAYPVRGGDWLNVVVIAESAPAGNARDWDQASSLAALQQAAGPGGRELQALLEAMPDWRAWSLSDRPPLASAAGMAHERIALVGDAAHPMVPYLAQGAGMAIEDAVALAEALGEGSAAEVPAAFARYAEARWQRNARVQARARRNGQLFHATGAVRIGRDLAMRLLGARLLDQPWLYGG; encoded by the coding sequence ATGCCCGCGCACATCCTGGTCGCCGGTGGCGGCATCGGGGGGCTCGCCGCGGCGCTCGCGCTCGCGCGCGGCCGGCACCGGGTCGATGTCTTCGAGCAGGCCGCCGCCTTCGCCGAGATCGGGGCTGGCATCCAGCTCGGCCCCAACGTCACGCGCCGCCTGGCGCAACTGGACTTGGCCGAAGGCCTGGACGCGATCGCCGCGCGTCCGGGCGCGCTCGTGGTGCGCAGCGCCGGCAGCGGCGCCGAGCTCGCGCGCCTGCCGCTGGGCGATGCGATGCGCCGGCGCTACGGCGCGCCCTACCTCTGCGTGCACCGCGCCGACCTGCATGCGCTGCTGCTCGGCGCCGTGCGCGCCGGCGGCGCGGGCGCGCTGGTCACCGATGCGCGCATCGCGCAGGTCGAGGCCGACGACGACCTGGTGTGCATCTCGAGCAGCGGCTCGCGCGCCTGGGAGGGCGAGGCGCTGGTGGGCGCCGACGGCCTCTGGAGCGTCGCGCGCCAGCGGCTCGAAGGGCCGGCGGCCACCGAGGCGCCGCGCGTCACGGGCCACACGGCATGGCGCGGCATCGCCGCACAGGCCCGCCTGCCCCAGGCGCTGCGCCGCGACCGCATCGACGTCTGGCTCGGGCCGCGGCTGCATGCGGTGGCCTACCCGGTGCGCGGCGGCGACTGGCTCAACGTGGTGGTGATCGCCGAGTCCGCGCCGGCCGGCAATGCGCGCGACTGGGACCAGGCGAGCAGCCTTGCCGCGCTGCAGCAGGCCGCAGGCCCTGGCGGACGCGAACTGCAGGCGCTGCTCGAGGCCATGCCCGACTGGCGCGCCTGGTCGCTCAGCGACCGGCCGCCGCTCGCTTCGGCGGCGGGGATGGCGCACGAGCGCATTGCGCTGGTGGGCGATGCGGCGCATCCGATGGTGCCTTACCTCGCGCAGGGTGCCGGCATGGCGATCGAGGACGCGGTGGCGCTGGCCGAGGCACTGGGCGAGGGTTCGGCGGCCGAAGTGCCGGCCGCCTTCGCGCGCTACGCCGAGGCGCGCTGGCAGCGCAACGCGCGCGTGCAGGCGCGCGCGCGGCGCAACGGGCAGCTCTTTCATGCGACCGGCGCCGTGCGCATCGGACGCGACCTCGCGATGCGGCTGCTCGGCGCGCGCCTGCTCGACCAGCCCTGGCTGTACGGCGGCTGA
- a CDS encoding DUF6587 family protein: MTQQLIVGLIVAAAAFYAVWRWMPAGWRRSAARKLAAGTHRAGWVDQERADALAASLAKTSGCGSCDSCGSCGPKAPAGAGTEKSAGADPLTATHHPSR; encoded by the coding sequence ATGACACAGCAGCTGATCGTCGGATTGATCGTCGCGGCCGCCGCGTTCTACGCGGTCTGGCGCTGGATGCCCGCAGGCTGGCGCCGCAGCGCCGCGCGCAAGCTCGCGGCCGGCACGCACCGCGCCGGATGGGTCGACCAGGAGCGCGCGGACGCGCTGGCGGCGTCGCTCGCCAAGACCTCGGGCTGCGGCTCCTGCGACAGCTGCGGCAGCTGCGGTCCCAAGGCACCGGCCGGCGCCGGCACTGAGAAAAGCGCGGGCGCCGACCCGCTGACCGCCACGCACCACCCCAGCCGCTGA
- a CDS encoding ferrous iron transporter B — translation MREAVIQGTGRLAATAQPGRIALLGNPNCGKTALFNLLTGSRQKVANYAGVTVERKEGTLRTPSGRRVFVLDLPGAYSLNALSADEAVTRDVVTGKSAEALPDLLVCVTDATNLRLNLRLVLEARRLGLPMVVALNMTDMARKQGIAIDTAVLARELGVPVVETVGVHSGGAQGLLDALDAPVPAATPKAWQAPGLDDVLSTQREVRRILGLAVKEPASSLVTSDRIDRVVMHPVWGMLVLAVTMFLMFQAVFSWANVPMDAIKAATDGAGELLKTHMPEGMLQSLLVDGVIAGVGGVIVFLPQILILFLFILALEDSGYLPRAAFLLDRVMGSVGLSGRSFIPLLSSFACAIPGVMATRTISNWRDRITTIMIAPLMTCSARLPVYALLIAAFIPQRSVAGVFNLQGVVLFALYVFGIVSAMTVAWVMKRFRDNKRHSPLLMELPAYRWPNLRNLLLGLYERAWIFIQRVGTIILTLTILLWFLSTFPSPPEGATGPAIQYSLAGMIGRGLEHIFAPIGFNWQISIALVPGMAAREVAVGALGTVYALSASGDDVAGQLEPLIAGSWSLATALSLLVWYVFAPQCISTLAAVKRETGSWKYVWIMAGYLFALAYLACFITYRVALALGAG, via the coding sequence ATGCGTGAAGCGGTGATCCAGGGTACCGGCCGCCTCGCGGCCACCGCGCAGCCGGGGCGCATCGCGCTGCTGGGCAATCCCAACTGCGGCAAGACCGCGCTCTTCAACCTGCTGACCGGCAGCCGCCAGAAGGTGGCCAACTACGCCGGCGTGACCGTGGAACGCAAGGAGGGGACGCTGCGCACGCCTTCGGGCCGGCGCGTGTTCGTGCTCGACCTGCCGGGTGCCTACAGCCTCAATGCGCTCAGCGCCGACGAGGCCGTGACGCGCGACGTCGTCACCGGCAAGAGCGCGGAGGCGCTGCCCGACCTGCTGGTGTGCGTGACCGACGCCACCAACCTGCGGCTCAACCTGCGGCTGGTGCTCGAGGCCAGGCGCCTCGGCCTGCCGATGGTGGTGGCGCTCAACATGACCGACATGGCCCGCAAGCAGGGCATCGCGATCGACACCGCGGTGCTCGCGCGCGAGCTCGGCGTGCCGGTGGTCGAGACCGTCGGCGTGCATTCGGGCGGCGCGCAGGGGCTGCTCGATGCGCTCGATGCGCCGGTGCCCGCGGCCACGCCCAAGGCCTGGCAGGCGCCGGGGCTCGACGACGTGCTGAGCACCCAGCGCGAGGTGCGCCGCATCCTCGGCCTCGCGGTCAAGGAGCCGGCGAGCAGCCTGGTCACCAGCGACCGCATCGACCGCGTGGTGATGCATCCGGTCTGGGGCATGCTGGTGCTCGCCGTCACCATGTTCCTGATGTTCCAGGCGGTGTTCAGCTGGGCCAACGTGCCGATGGACGCCATCAAGGCCGCCACCGACGGCGCCGGCGAACTGCTGAAGACCCACATGCCCGAAGGCATGCTGCAGAGCCTGCTGGTCGACGGCGTGATCGCCGGCGTGGGCGGCGTGATCGTGTTCCTGCCGCAGATCCTGATCCTGTTCCTGTTCATCCTCGCGCTGGAAGACTCGGGTTACCTGCCGCGCGCGGCCTTCCTGCTCGACCGCGTGATGGGCAGCGTGGGCCTGTCGGGCCGCTCGTTCATCCCGCTGCTGTCGAGCTTCGCCTGCGCCATTCCCGGCGTGATGGCGACGCGCACCATCAGCAACTGGCGCGACCGCATCACCACGATCATGATCGCGCCGCTCATGACCTGCTCGGCGCGCCTGCCGGTGTATGCGCTGCTGATCGCGGCCTTCATTCCGCAGCGCAGCGTGGCGGGCGTGTTCAACCTGCAGGGCGTGGTGCTGTTCGCGCTCTATGTCTTCGGCATCGTCTCGGCGATGACGGTGGCGTGGGTGATGAAGCGCTTCCGCGACAACAAGCGGCACTCGCCGCTGCTGATGGAATTGCCGGCCTACCGCTGGCCCAACTTGCGCAACCTGCTGCTCGGCCTGTACGAGCGGGCCTGGATCTTCATCCAGCGCGTGGGCACGATCATCCTCACGCTCACCATCCTGCTGTGGTTCCTCTCGACCTTCCCGTCGCCGCCCGAAGGCGCCACCGGGCCGGCGATCCAGTACAGCCTCGCAGGCATGATCGGCCGCGGCCTGGAGCACATCTTCGCGCCCATCGGCTTCAACTGGCAGATCTCGATCGCGCTGGTGCCGGGCATGGCGGCGCGCGAAGTGGCGGTGGGCGCGCTGGGCACGGTGTATGCGCTCTCGGCCAGCGGCGACGACGTCGCGGGCCAGCTCGAGCCGCTGATCGCGGGCAGCTGGTCGCTCGCGACCGCGCTGTCGCTGCTGGTCTGGTACGTGTTCGCGCCGCAGTGCATCTCGACCCTGGCCGCGGTCAAGCGCGAGACCGGCTCGTGGAAGTACGTCTGGATCATGGCGGGCTACCTGTTCGCGCTGGCCTACCTCGCGTGCTTCATCACCTACCGGGTGGCACTGGCATTGGGCGCGGGGTAA
- a CDS encoding FeoA family protein produces the protein MQTNDIGAAPAPSGLRLDQLPDNQWATVLDVARPEGADDRELALRLTEIGFVPGEAVRIVATGFAGREPLAVRLGHTTFALRRHEAALIRVEPDAPQGAGHA, from the coding sequence GTGCAAACCAACGACATCGGCGCCGCGCCGGCGCCTTCGGGCCTGCGGCTCGACCAGCTTCCCGACAACCAATGGGCCACCGTGCTCGACGTGGCCCGGCCCGAAGGCGCGGACGACCGCGAGCTCGCGCTGCGCCTGACCGAGATCGGCTTCGTGCCCGGCGAGGCCGTGCGCATCGTCGCGACCGGCTTCGCGGGCCGCGAGCCGCTTGCGGTGCGCCTCGGCCACACCACCTTCGCGCTGCGCCGCCATGAGGCCGCGCTGATCCGCGTCGAGCCCGATGCGCCCCAGGGAGCCGGCCATGCGTGA
- a CDS encoding metallophosphoesterase family protein has translation MISDTHGLLRPQAVAALEGCAHIVHGGDIGHAGILDALRAIAPLTVVRGNNDRDAWADGIPETASLDLGAVRIHVIHDLSQLAPGLAAAGVRVVVSGHSHRPKVEERGGILYVNPGSAGPRRFKLPVTVAELAVDGASATARIVELAV, from the coding sequence TTGATCTCCGACACCCACGGCCTGCTGCGCCCGCAGGCCGTGGCGGCACTCGAAGGCTGTGCGCACATCGTGCACGGCGGCGACATCGGCCATGCGGGCATCCTCGATGCGCTGCGCGCGATCGCGCCGCTCACCGTGGTGCGCGGCAACAACGACCGCGATGCCTGGGCCGACGGCATTCCGGAGACCGCGTCGCTCGACCTCGGCGCGGTGCGCATCCACGTGATCCACGACCTGTCGCAGCTGGCGCCCGGCCTGGCCGCGGCCGGCGTGCGCGTGGTGGTCTCGGGCCATTCCCACCGGCCCAAGGTCGAGGAGCGCGGCGGCATCCTCTACGTGAACCCCGGCAGCGCCGGGCCGCGGCGCTTCAAGCTGCCGGTCACGGTGGCGGAACTGGCCGTGGACGGCGCCTCTGCGACGGCGCGCATCGTCGAACTGGCGGTCTGA
- the acnA gene encoding aconitate hydratase AcnA codes for MANAPAHAFASTLKTFKTASGKSGRYWSLKELAKQYPSVERLPVSIRIVLESVLRNCDGQKVLPKHVEELARWAPNAERIDEIPFVVTRVVLQDFTGVPLLADLAAMRSVAAKLGKSPKTIEPLVPVDLVVDHSVMVDHYGTPKALDLNMKLEFQRNNERYQFMKWGMQAFDTFGVVPPGFGIVHQVNLEYFARGVYKSASDDAEVPVYYPDSLVGTDSHTTMINGVGVVGWGVGGIEAEAAMLGQPVYMLTPDVVGFELTGKLREGVTATDLVLYVTAILRAEKVVGKFVEFFGPGAASIAVPDRATIGNMAPEYGATMGFFPVDEMTVAYFEGTGRTQEEVERFEAYYKAQGLFGMPAPGQIDYTKIVKLDLGTVSPSLAGPKRPQDRIDLGQLSTKFSELFSKPNDANGFNQPAERLKMRYPLATAEGTPGGVTIGNGDVLIAAITSCTNTSNPSVMLAAGLLAKKAVEAGLTVKPHVKTSLAPGSRIVTEYLEKAGLLPYLEKLGFYLAGYGCTTCIGNAGDLTPEINDAIVKNDLVGAAVLSGNRNFEARIHPNLKANFLASPPLVVAFAIAGNVMVDLMSEPVGKGRNGQDVYLGDIWPTPKEIDDNLRFAMNAKSFRANYDKVKTDPGKFWSSIKGTTGQVYDWPASTYIAEPPFFEGFKMEPHAADPGIRGARIMALFGDSITTDHISPAGSIKESSPAGIWLKANGVAKADFNSYGSRRGNHDVMMRGTFANVRIKNLMIPPDVNGTQEEGGLTLFQPGGEKMFIYDAAMKYIAQGVPTVVFGGEEYGTGSSRDWAAKGTQLLGIKAVVARSFERIHRANLVGMGVLPLQFRGADSWQTLGLKGDEKIDVVIGGELRPQMDVKLVVHRADGSHQEVTVRLRIDTPIEVDYYKHGGILPFVLRQLLAA; via the coding sequence ATGGCCAACGCACCGGCGCATGCCTTCGCTTCCACCCTCAAGACCTTCAAGACCGCATCGGGCAAGTCCGGCAGGTACTGGTCGCTGAAGGAGCTGGCGAAGCAGTATCCCAGCGTCGAGCGTCTGCCGGTCTCGATCCGCATCGTGCTCGAGTCGGTGCTGCGCAACTGCGACGGCCAGAAGGTCCTGCCGAAGCATGTCGAGGAACTGGCGCGCTGGGCGCCCAACGCCGAGCGCATCGACGAGATCCCCTTCGTCGTCACGCGCGTGGTGCTGCAGGACTTCACCGGCGTGCCGCTGCTCGCCGACCTCGCCGCGATGCGCAGCGTCGCCGCCAAGCTCGGCAAGTCGCCCAAGACCATCGAGCCGCTGGTGCCGGTCGACCTGGTGGTCGACCACTCGGTGATGGTCGACCACTACGGCACGCCGAAGGCGCTCGACCTCAACATGAAGCTGGAGTTCCAGCGCAACAACGAGCGCTACCAGTTCATGAAGTGGGGCATGCAGGCCTTCGACACCTTCGGCGTGGTGCCGCCGGGCTTCGGCATCGTGCACCAGGTCAACCTCGAATACTTCGCGCGCGGCGTCTACAAGAGCGCGAGCGACGATGCCGAGGTGCCGGTGTACTACCCCGACTCGCTGGTCGGCACCGACAGCCACACGACGATGATCAACGGCGTCGGCGTGGTCGGCTGGGGCGTGGGCGGCATCGAGGCCGAGGCCGCGATGCTGGGCCAGCCGGTCTACATGCTGACGCCCGACGTGGTGGGCTTCGAACTCACCGGCAAGCTGCGCGAAGGCGTGACGGCGACCGACCTCGTGCTCTACGTCACCGCGATCCTGCGCGCCGAGAAGGTGGTGGGCAAGTTCGTCGAGTTCTTCGGCCCCGGCGCGGCCTCGATCGCCGTGCCCGACCGCGCCACCATCGGCAACATGGCGCCCGAGTACGGTGCCACCATGGGCTTCTTCCCGGTCGACGAAATGACCGTGGCCTATTTCGAAGGCACCGGCCGCACGCAGGAAGAGGTCGAGCGCTTCGAGGCCTACTACAAGGCGCAGGGCCTGTTCGGCATGCCGGCGCCCGGGCAGATCGACTACACCAAGATCGTCAAGCTCGACCTCGGCACCGTCTCGCCGAGCCTCGCGGGTCCGAAGCGGCCGCAGGACCGCATCGATCTGGGCCAGCTCTCGACCAAGTTCTCGGAGCTCTTCAGCAAGCCCAACGATGCCAACGGCTTCAACCAGCCGGCCGAGCGGCTCAAGATGCGCTATCCGCTCGCCACCGCCGAGGGCACGCCGGGCGGCGTGACGATCGGCAACGGCGACGTGCTGATCGCCGCGATCACCTCCTGCACCAACACCTCCAACCCGAGCGTGATGCTCGCGGCCGGCCTGCTGGCCAAGAAGGCGGTGGAGGCGGGGCTCACGGTCAAGCCGCACGTCAAGACCTCGCTCGCGCCGGGCTCGCGCATCGTGACCGAGTACCTCGAGAAGGCGGGGCTGCTGCCCTACCTCGAGAAGCTCGGCTTCTATCTCGCAGGCTATGGCTGCACCACCTGCATCGGCAACGCGGGCGACCTCACGCCCGAGATCAACGATGCGATCGTGAAGAACGACCTCGTCGGCGCGGCCGTGCTCTCGGGCAACCGCAACTTCGAGGCGCGCATCCATCCGAACCTCAAGGCCAACTTCCTCGCCTCGCCGCCGCTGGTGGTGGCCTTCGCGATCGCGGGCAACGTGATGGTCGACCTGATGTCCGAGCCGGTGGGCAAGGGCCGGAACGGCCAGGACGTGTACCTCGGCGACATCTGGCCCACGCCCAAGGAGATCGACGACAACCTGCGCTTCGCGATGAACGCCAAGTCGTTCCGCGCCAACTACGACAAGGTCAAGACCGATCCGGGCAAGTTCTGGAGCAGCATCAAGGGCACCACGGGCCAGGTCTACGACTGGCCCGCCTCGACCTACATCGCCGAGCCGCCGTTCTTCGAGGGCTTCAAGATGGAGCCGCATGCCGCCGATCCGGGCATCAGGGGCGCGCGGATCATGGCGCTGTTCGGCGACTCGATCACCACCGACCACATCTCGCCCGCCGGCTCGATCAAGGAAAGCTCGCCCGCGGGCATCTGGCTCAAGGCCAACGGCGTCGCCAAGGCCGACTTCAACAGCTACGGCTCGCGGCGCGGCAACCACGACGTGATGATGCGCGGCACCTTCGCCAACGTGCGCATCAAGAACCTCATGATCCCGCCGGACGTCAACGGCACCCAGGAAGAGGGCGGCCTCACGCTGTTCCAGCCCGGCGGCGAGAAGATGTTCATCTACGACGCGGCGATGAAGTACATCGCCCAGGGCGTCCCGACCGTGGTCTTCGGCGGCGAGGAATACGGCACCGGCTCGTCGCGCGACTGGGCCGCCAAGGGCACGCAGCTGCTTGGCATCAAGGCCGTGGTGGCGCGCAGCTTCGAGCGCATCCACCGCGCCAACCTCGTCGGCATGGGCGTGCTGCCGCTGCAGTTCCGCGGTGCCGATTCGTGGCAGACGCTGGGGCTCAAGGGCGACGAGAAGATCGACGTGGTGATCGGCGGCGAACTCCGGCCGCAGATGGACGTGAAGCTCGTGGTGCACCGCGCCGACGGCAGCCACCAGGAAGTGACGGTGCGCCTGCGCATCGACACGCCGATCGAGGTCGACTACTACAAGCACGGCGGCATCCTGCCCTTCGTGCTGCGGCAGCTGCTCGCGGCTTGA
- a CDS encoding helix-turn-helix transcriptional regulator, with protein MNTPRSHPSPHGAQPGARDPFGAHLRHWRTRRRLSQLDLAQEAEVSTRHLSYVETGRAAPSREMVLRLAERLEVPLRERNALLVAAGFAPMYRQRSLDDPALASARRAVELVLKGHEPFPALAVDRHWNLVAHNALVPMLMAGAAPALVQAPINVLRLSLHPDGLASRIANLAQWRTHLLERLQQQIAATGDAVLQALHDELEAYPMPRVSHDAPAADTELSGVVVPFQLVTPNGVLSFISTTTIFGTPVDVTLQELAVESFFPADAQTAAALSALAAPAAG; from the coding sequence ATGAACACGCCCCGCTCCCATCCCTCCCCCCACGGCGCCCAGCCGGGCGCGCGCGACCCCTTCGGCGCGCATCTGCGGCACTGGCGCACCCGCCGCCGGCTCAGCCAGCTCGATCTCGCGCAGGAGGCCGAGGTCTCGACCCGGCACCTGAGCTACGTCGAGACCGGCCGCGCGGCGCCGAGCCGCGAGATGGTGCTGCGCCTGGCCGAGCGGCTGGAGGTGCCGCTGCGCGAGCGCAATGCGCTGCTGGTGGCGGCGGGCTTCGCGCCGATGTACCGGCAGCGTTCGCTCGACGATCCCGCGCTCGCCTCGGCGCGCCGCGCGGTGGAACTGGTGCTCAAGGGCCACGAGCCCTTTCCGGCGCTCGCGGTCGACCGGCACTGGAACCTCGTGGCGCACAACGCGCTGGTGCCGATGCTCATGGCCGGCGCGGCGCCGGCGCTCGTGCAGGCGCCGATCAACGTGCTGCGGCTCAGCCTGCATCCCGACGGCCTCGCCTCGCGCATCGCCAACCTCGCGCAGTGGCGGACCCATCTGCTCGAACGGCTGCAGCAGCAGATCGCCGCGACCGGCGATGCGGTGCTGCAGGCGCTGCACGACGAGCTCGAGGCCTACCCGATGCCCCGCGTGAGCCACGACGCGCCCGCGGCGGACACGGAGCTGTCGGGCGTGGTGGTGCCCTTTCAGCTGGTCACGCCGAACGGCGTGCTGAGCTTCATCAGCACCACCACCATCTTCGGCACGCCGGTCGACGTCACTTTGCAGGAACTGGCGGTGGAGTCGTTCTTTCCGGCCGATGCGCAGACGGCGGCGGCGCTGTCTGCACTGGCGGCGCCAGCGGCGGGCTGA